The following proteins come from a genomic window of Populus nigra chromosome 6, ddPopNigr1.1, whole genome shotgun sequence:
- the LOC133697844 gene encoding multiple organellar RNA editing factor 2, chloroplastic-like produces MTPTLVRSLATRHLSLCVLLPKRLLSTFSITHAPSLPTVLPCRQSLPSLSHALQSINRTTNPTRFTSIRCRVNRAGNSGYSPLNSGSNFSDRPPNEMAPLFPGCDYEHWLIVMDKPGGEGATKQQMIDCYIQTLSKVVGSEEEAKKKIYNVSCERYFGFGCEIDEETSNKLEGLPGVLFVLPDSYVDPEYKDYGAELFVNGEIVQRPPERQKRVEPQPQRANDRPRYNDRTRYVRRRENMR; encoded by the exons ATGACCCCAACCCTAGTTCGTTCCCTCGCCACCCGCCACCTCAGTCTCTGCGTCCTCCTCCCCAAACGCCTCCTCTCCACCTTCTCCATAACCCATGCTCCTTCACTTCCTACTGTTCTTCCCTGCCGCCAATCTCTACCCTCACTCTCTCACGCTCTACAATCCATCAACAGAACCACTAACCCCACCCGTTTCACGTCCATTCGATGCCGGGTCAACCGAGCTGGAAACTCGGGCTACTCGCCCTTGAACTCAGGGTCAAACTTTAGTGACCGGCCACCCAATGAGATGGCCCCGCTTTTCCCTGGTTGTGATTATGAGCACTGGCTTATTGTTATGGATAAGCCTGGTGGTGAGGGTGCTACTAAACAGCAAATGATTGATTGCTATATTCAAACTCTTTCTAAAGTTGTTGGCAG tgAGGAGGAAGCAAAGAAGAAGATTTATAATGTTTCGTGTGAGAGGTATTTTGGGTTTGGATGCGAGATTGATGAGGAAACCTCTAACAAGCTTGAAG GTTTGCCTGGTGTTCTCTTTGTCCTCCCGGATTCTTATGTTGACCCTGAATACAAGGACTATGGTG CTGAGTTATTTGTGAACGGAGAGATAGTTCAAAGGCCACCTGAAAGGCAGAAAAGGGTGGAGCCACAGCCACAGAGAGCAAATGACAGACCAAGATATAATGACAGAACCCGATATGTGCGTCGCAGAGAAAATATGCGGTGA
- the LOC133696085 gene encoding cyanate hydratase encodes MEDNKKTIINRLEAVKRNSGKSCSQIAEQTGLTNVYVAQLLRRQAQLNPDTAPKLRAALPELPEDLLQEMMRPPMRSYDPNLIQEPCVYRLNEAVMHFGESIKEIINEEFGDGIMSAIDFYCSVDKVKGVDGKDRVVVTFDGKYLPYTEQKSEHMVSRPRPH; translated from the exons ATGGAAGATAACAAAAAGACAATAATCAACCGCCTGGAGGCCGTGAAGCGCAATTCCGGCAAGAGCTGCAGTCAGATAGCAGAGCAAACTGGGCTGACAAATGTGTATGTGGCCCAGTTACTAAGACGTCAGGCTCAACTTAACCCTGATACTGCCCCAAAGCTACGGGCAGCCTTACCTGAGCTGCCCGAGGACCTGCTTCAGGAAATGATGAGACCGCCCATGAGGTCCTATGACCCCAACTTGATTCAAGAACCTTGTGTTTACAG GTTGAATGAGGCAGTGATGCATTTTGGTGAGAGTATAAaggaaatcatcaatgaagagTTTGGTGATGGCAT CATGTCAGCTATAGACTTCTACTGCTCTGTTGACAAAGTGAAAGGTGTAGATGGAAAGGATCGTGTAGTTGTGACATTTGATGGGAAGTATCTGCCTTATACTGAGCAG AAGTCAGAGCATATGGTTTCAAGACCAAGGCCTCATTGA